One Coccinella septempunctata chromosome 1, icCocSept1.1, whole genome shotgun sequence DNA window includes the following coding sequences:
- the LOC123318673 gene encoding lysosomal alpha-glucosidase-like → MDLRVDLIFIVCLATVLGAQNEVSSFQSLPNPPKANVSQCSLVKDNDRLDCIPRGNVTQDICESRGCCWSESSSGIPACFYQPKSLSYKFKNITETSDGLVAYLERSYKSPYPRDVALIKLIATYQSDDILRFKVIDPTKKRYESIFPEKKLPSPATKNPSYKLIIGKDLQGFRVVRKSDNTTIFDASDLTNFIFSDQFIQITTKLPSTYLYGLGEHKERFKLQSKWTTYTLYSRDTSPLFNTNLYGSHPFYLSMENSTKAHGIFLKNSNAMDIIIQPTPALTFRTIGGILDFFIFLGPSPSEVIKQYQQVIGKPKMPPHWSLGFHLSKFGLKDLNTTKKYIERNLNAGIPVQSIWNDLDYMNNSNDFTYDKKKFNGLPQFVDKLHKEGRKYVILFDPGVSSGEPNGTYPPYDKGVELDIFVKNSTGQILVAQVWNPVSTAYPDFTNPKSHDYWKLMMKSFHDVVPFDGAWLDMNEPSNFLKGSMYGCPESELEDPPYLPRVLEGSLSKKTICMTAKQYAGLQYNLHNLYGISETNVTSNVVSEILGERSLVITRSTFPGSGQYGGHWSGDIGSNWEDLSYSIPQLLDFSLFGIPLMGADICGFFGSATEPLCNRWMQLGAFYPFSRNHNSVGMKEQDPASMGDRVIRSSRKALEIRYTLLPYLYTLFWEAHKNGTTVARPLLVEFPEDRNTYDIDTAFLWGSGLLIVPILEENAISVNAYLPKGIWYDYYTRQPLNSSGEFMDIYADNETIPLFIRGGQVLPTQFYRATTEEVRKADLKIVAALDQNGRAEGLLYWDDGISVDVGRNYTQISFLVEDGDIEINVINNRAEHPPKIFSVEILGIRNFNESNLSSGNLDYVYKKQSQSLLLQNLNIDLTQSTSIKWS, encoded by the exons ATGGATCTTCGTGTAGATCTAATATTTATTGTATGTTTGGCTACTGTTCTAGGAGCGCAGAATGaa gtctCTAGCTTCCAAAGCCTCCCAAATCCTCCGAAAGCAAATGTTTCACAGTGCAGCTTGGTGAAGGATAATGATCGATTGGATTGTATACCAAGAGGAAATGTTACACAGGATATCTGCGAATCTAGGGGATGTTGCTGGTCGGAATCCAGTTCTGGCATACCAGCCTGCTTCTATCAACCTAAATCGTTATCCTacaaatttaaaaatatcaCGGAAACGTCTGATGGACTTGTGGCTTATTTGGAACGTAGCTATAAGTCTCCTTATCCCAGAGACGTGGCTTTGATCAAATTGATTGCAACTTATCAGAGtgatgatattttgagatttaaG GTAATTGACCCCACAAAGAAAAGGTATGAAAGCATTTTCCCGGAGAAAAAGTTACCATCTCCAGCAACTAAGAATCCTTCGTACAAACTAATAATTGGGAAAGATCTGCAGGGTTTCAGGGTAGTCAGAAAATCAGATAATACGACCAT TTTCGATGCTTCCGATCTGaccaatttcattttttcggATCAGTTCATCCAGATAACTACGAAATTACCTTCGACATATTTGTATGGATTGGGGGAACACAAGGAAAGATTCAAGCTGCAGTCAAAATGGACTACCTACACATTATACAGTCGGGATACATCTCCTCTTTTCAAT ACGAATTTATATGGCTCCCATCCATTCTACTTATCCATGGAGAATTCTACTAAAGCTCatggaatatttttgaaaaatagtaACGCAATGG ATATCATCATTCAACCAACCCCAGCATTAACCTTCAGAACTATTGGTGGAATActtgatttcttcatttttctggGCCCTTCTCCTTCTGAAGTAATCAAACAATATCAGCAGGTGATTGGTAAACCCAAAATGCCACCACATTGGAGTTTAGGATTCCATCTGAGTAAATTTGGCCTCAAAGATCTCAATACCACAAAGAAATATATTGAGAGGAACTTGAATGCTGGTATCCCAGTG CAATCTATATGGAACGATTTGGACTACATGAACAATTCCAACGATTTTACATACgataagaaaaaattcaatggaTTACCCCAATTTGTCGACAAATTACATAAAGAAGGAAGAAAATATGTTATTCTATTTGATCCAGGTGTCAGTTCAGGAGAACCGAACGGAACATATCCTCCCTATGACAAAGGAGTTGAGTTAGATATTTTCGTCAAGAATAGTACAGGACAAATCTTGGTGGCTCAG GTATGGAATCCGGTTTCCACCGCCTACCCAGACTTCACCAATCCAAAATCTCACGACTACTGGAAATTGATGATGAAGAGTTTCCACGATGTAGTTCCCTTTGATGGTGCTTGGTTAGATATGAACGAACCTTCTAATTTCTTAAAAGGCTCGATGTATGGTTGTCCTGAGAGCGAACTGGAGGACCCTCCTTACCTTCCTAGAGTCTTGGAAGGAAGTCTCAGTAAGAAGACCATATGTATGACAGCGAAACAATATGCTGGTTTACAATATAATCTACATAATCTGTACGGCATAAGTGAAACGAATGTAACCAGCAA TGTTGTCTCTGAAATTTTGGGGGAGAGATCTTTGGTGATAACAAGGTCAACGTTTCCTGGTAGTGGGCAATACGGTGGACATTGGAGTGGAGATATAGGTTCAAACTGGGAGGATTTAAGTTACAGTATTCCAC AATTGTTGGACTTCAGTTTGTTCGGAATACCATTGATGGGAGCTGATATATGTGGCTTCTTTGGATCTGCAACCGAACCTTTGTGTAACAGATGGATGCAATTAGGAGCATTTTACCCATTCTCAAGAAACCACAATTCAGTAGGGATGAAG GAACAAGATCCAGCGTCAATGGGTGACAGAGTCATCAGATCTTCAAGAAAAGCCCTGGAAATTCGATACACCCTTCTTCCCTACCTGTATACTTTGTTTTGGGAAGCTCACAAGAATGGCACCACAGTGGCTCGACCCCTTTTGGTTGA GTTCCCGGAAGACCGGAATACTTACGACATCGACACTGCATTCTTATGGGGATCTGGATTACTTATAGTACCCATTTTAGAA GAAAATGCGATTTCAGTAAATGCCTACCTGCCGAAAGGAATTTGGTACGATTATTATACAAGGCAACCATTGAACAGCAGTGGGGAATTCATGGATATCTATGCTGACAATGAAACGATACCACTTTTCATACGCGGCGGTCAAGTTTTACCCACTCAATTTTACCGAGCAACCACTGAAGAGGTCAGAAAAGCCGATTTGAAGATAGTGGCAGCCTTAGATCAAAACGGAAGAGCCGAGGGATTATTGTACTGGGATGATGGTATTTCTGTAG
- the LOC123317568 gene encoding caltractin-like yields MSEIVVSFEKTKSQTITDSKEDTSISKDRDKKKLEPKFLLSKQQKDDIKEAFDLFDSVGGGLVERDFLKVAFRALGIEPSRKDIRNLSALPLYLSYEEFVEQLQIKMTSEDEPSDVMKMFQIFDLNRSGRITYKELKKVADTLEEDVTDEELIEMLEEGDVSGDRKVEFAEFKTLLQRTLIV; encoded by the exons atg AGTGAAATAGTTGTTTCTTTCGAGAAGACAAAAAGCCAGACCATCACTGATTCGAAAGAGGACACTTCTATATCCAAAGATAgggacaaaaaaaaattggaacccAAATTTCTCCTTTCCAAACAGCAGAAAGACGACATAAAGGAAGCGTTCGATTTGTTCGATTCGGTAGGTGGCGGTCTGGTGGAAAGGGACTTCCTGAAAGTCGCCTTCAGGGCGTTAGGAATCGAACCTAGCCGAAAAGATATAAGAAACCTTTCCGCTCTACCCCTTTATTTGTCCTACGAGGAGTTCGTCGAACAGCTACAGATCAAGATGACTTCGGAGGATGAGCCAAGCGATGTGATGAAGATGTTTCAAATATTCGATCTGAACCGGTCCGGGAGGATAACTTATAAAGAACTCAAGAAAGTTGCTGATACTTTGGAAGAGGATGTGACGGATGAAGAACTAATAGAAATGCTTGAAGAGGGTGATGTATCTGGAGATAGAAAAGTTGAATTTGCCGAGTTCAAGACGTTGTTACAAAGAACATTGATAGTATGA